In Babesia bovis T2Bo chromosome 4 map unlocalized Chr4_2, whole genome shotgun sequence, the sequence taaaccctaaaccctaaaccctaaaccctaaaccctaaaccctaaaccctaaaccctaaaaccctaaaccctaaaccctaaaccctaaaccctaaaccctaaaaaCTCTTACATCTCATACACGTTTTCACCATATACCCAACTTGGATATTACCATAATATTCGTTCCACTTTATTCAAATCACACCGCATAtcctaaaccctaaaaccgTTACATATCTTACACATATGCACCATCTACCCCACTAGGATTCTACCTTCATTTTCGTTTCACCCCATAAAAAGCACACTGCATAAACCCTAATATCCCCAGATTGGCTTTACCCAACATTAACACTCACCCCAGGTACACCACATCACATCTACCCCATGTGACTTATATACCATTACACTATCCACCCCATAACACCACTATCACGCACCCTAGAAACCCCCGGTGGACTACATTCCCTACAGAACCACATGTCCTATCATCCCGGATACAATTCACTCTAGATGTATCACATACGCTATGattatcattatataaCCGTAACCCTATGGATACCATAATGACCTATAGCCTATATTACTCTATAGCCTGAGGTTATGTATCTCTCATAGTAGTATTCACACTGGTGGAATATGAACTAGTAGGCAAAATATTCTAGGACATAATATACCCTATTACATTAAATGTAAATCTACGCCATTTCGGTATGGAGTCTATGTATGCTGCATCACATATACAGTTCATCTTCTATTGAGATACcttaacatatacactctTTTCTATAATGCAGTATATACTCCATAATCTATAAGGCTATTTACAGTATATCTTCCTTGCCCCAATACCCTCTATTCACTACAATACTACTATAGTGATGCACTATATGTATACAAGCACCTTCTCTATAGTCATCAGTTCACATCTTATAGCACTCCCTGCTCTATAACACCATACCTCATACATTGCTGGTCATTACTTGATATGTATTAATATCTACTTGTCGTGTTCCTTTCCTACCATGATCaccatatacatataatatgcacagtagtactgttCAATGTACTATCTCTCTTGACATACCGTAGTTGTGTTCATATCAACGGATATACTATACGGAATATTCATCTGCTCTATCTACTGTTCTATCTAATGCTACTATGGTACACATACATTAATCCATCTCACTACCCCCAAGATGCACTACATTGTGTAGAACATTCACTGAAAATACTGAATTTTTTGCTGCTGTCTGGCCAAACTCTTTGTAGCAACGTGGACTGATACCTGTCTAGTACTGTTACCAATATGCAGTGCATCTGTCTAACACTAGTATAACTATACTTGCATTAATGTGAATGTTACATCTGCCTATTCTGGCCCGAATATTCCACGTCACTTTGGCGACACAATTTGGCTCACCATTTATTTGTTACCTTCATTGCTATACCAAGTCCTACGAATATACCCACTCCTAACAATGCGACTAGCATCCCATATATCACTTTATTATCTCCAAATCCCCACCCTATAAAACCTACTGCCATTACCCCAAATATAACCATCAATAGAAATAACACTACGTGGAATCCCCAATGGAATTTTCCATTTTGGTCCACTAAATCCCATTCTTTCGCCAACTTGGTGAACCACCCATCACTACCCTTAGGAGCATCCTTCAAATTCTTTACCACATCCTCAGGATCATCACCTCCAGTCACTTTCTCTGCCATGGCCCATGTAGTGCCGTGGTAGTGGCCAGTCACTGGGCTCAGTGAACCCAGTCTGGTAggtgtccagtccagtggccatagggTACCCAGGGCTAGCACTAGGACTGGGTAGACCAACATGGTTACGATGGTAGTGATGCAGTGGTGGGAGATGGTGGCTTAGTAGTAGTGATGTGGAGGATTAGTGGGATGGTAGCTGTAATGGGTAGTATTCAGTGGTGGTAGTTAATAGTGGTAtctagtactactatatatagaagACTACACTTTTCGTATCCATCAACCAATCTACATTGCATACACTGTATAATTTCTAAATGATATGACTATTACAAATTATACCTCTACAGTAAGCATTACGGCTATTATTGGGCTACCCAAAGTTGGGTCATCAAGTGTCACAGGGTGGTACTGTAGTCACATTTAACACTATGATtcctttgcgatatcagtgtctGTTACCGTGTTCTCAGCAGTGTCAGTAGCCTTGAGACCCTTCTTCTTGGGGATACAAGAACTCCATCTCCATGTAAGTAGACCACatcggtatgcataccacaGTGTAGGTACCATCAGTACTAGTGAGTAGCCCAGAAGGGTATATTCTACAGATTCGCTCGTTTCCTCAGTGCGTttattaatatacataattgCCAGCAGCAACACCACTACTAGTACCACTGCTAATACCCCAAAGCACAGGTAATCCTTGGGCCAGTAGAATATCTCTTTATACTCTAGGCAGTACCAGGTAATACCCAAGGCCACTAGGTGGAATGCTAAGAGGGGATAAGTTAATGTACTAAGTAGTACTTCATTGTTACCGCCTAGAAATGCCACTGCCAATATGGAGGCCACCGCAAGTGCTGATGATATCAGTGCCACCACTTCCGGTACTGTACATGGTAACTTCAGTATGGTATTCCATATCACTGCCATGGTATAGCACTGAGTACAGGGGACTAATATTTTACAAAAGTAGCAAATAGTTAACATCACATATCCGCCGTCATAGTAGGAAAGATCTTCGCCAGTGCGTTGATGCTGTACCAATGAAGCTGTCACTGCCAATAATATTAGTATCAATAACACTACCACTATTGCACTACCATAGCAAATGTACTGACTCTTACAACATGGTCTACAGAATAGGTTACACTTCCATCCGCAGTAAAGGGTACCGCCTAGTATACCCAGTAGTACAACTACAATACCGTAAATGGGATCTGTCCATTTGATACCAATGCTTAGGGAAGACAAGCCCTGTAGACTCAACTGCTCCATTACAACTGCTACCACCTGTAGTACTACTAGTAGTACCAGTAATACCCAATGGTACCGGGTCATTGGGGATACGAGGTACCCAGCCTTCttgcattgccatagacaTACACCAATCAGTATAGTGGATagtgtagtggtagtgggtaCTACCTCAGTAGTGCTGATTTCGGGTATCAAGATAACTAAAGAACCCAGTGCCTGGCAACACGTGGATAGCCATAGCAGTACGAGTACTACAGTAGTACATGAACTACTATCCATCATGCGATAGGAATCCACAAAGTAGTACTTAGTAGTAGCTAATTAGTTACGAATTTctgggattccatggtagtactagggtGGTACCCATCGGAACACAGTAGTGGTGATGCTGTTACAGATGCATGGGTATGTCCAAGTGAAGGGTGTTATAAAAGCCTCTAGGAAGGCTCATTATAAGCAGATAGTAATTAAAGGGTGTGGGGAATTGGTTGTTTTTGTTGGCGTAGTAATGTGGTATGACTAAGTGGTAATAGTTATTACCGAAAAGATGGCGTCGTACTTTTGCATGCTATCCGGTAATACCACATGATCGTCGTCAGTAATATTACTATACAGAGATTCATAAACACATTGTTACTCGTCCTTTTCATATGACcaccctaggcagtacttacctTTaccctgattcaacctatccaggtcatagcccatggccgccatgaatgagccgagacctTTTCCGACCTCACTCAGTGTTCCATCCTGGCTCCACCTCTTATCACCACCACTCCCCTCCTTagttaggaaccccaactgactgagtccactccagatgagacatactgaccctaggaaaatacgggccaggaggtggacctctGTAGTACTGTTGGTAGTACCGCTACAATAACGTACCCTGGGCAGCTTTAACTGCGTTGACAGTACTGGCACTACCAGCACTTCCACTTCCTCCGGCACTACCTACTATAGGTTTACTCCATATGACTACCAATGGGTACTTAccagtggtaccattgactATTTTGGTCCATGTACACAACGAACCAAGGCCATTATCATATGATGATCGATACTCCTTTTTTGATTCCCCTGCACTCCATTTCCTGGCAATGCCATTTTCAGTAATATTTGGTCCAAATGAGTTTCCCCcttcctgccacccaacccacttctgtagtccctgtgccaactggtctatcagtgtctctatgacctcggtaccCTGCTGTGGCTACCTTGAACagccactacttttatactaaactttcagcaaaagcGGTACTAAATTTTTATGAAACTTATATTAACTTTGCTACTAATCTTCCATAAAGCATCTAATAAACATCCACTACACTTGCTGCTAAGCTCTCACCAACATTACCTCTAGTATACACAGTACTTATACACAATGTCCCCGCGCAAGTGTCTGTTTAGTGGGGGCcctatatatgttggagATACCCCAGTGGGGTTTTTAGGATGCTAGGGTACCCACCAATGATGGGGCACTACCTAGTGGCTTGAAAAGTAGGTTGGGCAGT encodes:
- a CDS encoding variant erythrocyte surface antigen-1 beta subunit; the protein is MLQGTEVIETLIDQLAQGLQKWVGWQEGGNSFGPNITENGIARKWSAGESKKEYRSSYDNGLGSLCTWTKIVNGTTGSAGGSGSAGSASTVNAVKAAQEVHLLARIFLGSVCLIWSGLSQLGFLTKEGSGGDKRWSQDGTLSEVGKGLGSFMAAMGYDLDRLNQGKGKYCLGWSYEKDE